The Aeromicrobium senzhongii genome includes a window with the following:
- a CDS encoding MraY family glycosyltransferase, whose product MREYLVVFGVAIGVAYLLSSIARQTAQHFGAVAKVRDRDVHAIPTPYFGGPAMLGGLFAAYLTATHLPFLSGGDESLFTDLRAVLVGGFVICLVGVIDDLFELDALSKFAGQVLAGVITVAMGLNFVYLPLPNTYLGLDQAQAMILTVFLIVATANAMNFVDGLDGLAAGMAAIGSIAFFLYAFVLAVENGETRAVAAAILTISLAGACLGILPHNFFPARMFIGDSGSMLLGFVLACSSISLTGQFPATSLSEGIGGADSSLLPAAILPLVLPFAILTVPFLDMGLAVLRRTRAGRSPFSPDKMHIHHRLLEIGHSHRRAVLLMYAAAALVAFGVVAVGLFSGWQLFVAIAVLTALVAAAIFLLPKLESRLWT is encoded by the coding sequence GTGCGTGAGTACCTCGTCGTCTTCGGTGTGGCGATCGGCGTGGCGTACCTGCTGTCGTCGATCGCGCGTCAGACCGCCCAGCACTTCGGGGCCGTCGCGAAGGTTCGTGACCGTGACGTGCATGCCATCCCGACGCCGTACTTCGGCGGACCGGCGATGCTCGGTGGTCTGTTCGCGGCCTACCTGACCGCGACGCACCTGCCGTTCCTGTCCGGCGGCGACGAATCGCTGTTCACCGACCTGCGCGCGGTGCTGGTGGGCGGCTTCGTGATCTGCCTGGTCGGCGTGATCGACGACCTCTTCGAGCTCGATGCGCTCAGCAAGTTCGCCGGACAGGTGCTGGCGGGCGTCATCACCGTGGCGATGGGTCTGAATTTCGTCTACCTGCCACTGCCGAACACGTACCTGGGACTCGACCAGGCCCAGGCGATGATCCTGACGGTCTTCCTGATCGTGGCGACGGCCAACGCGATGAACTTCGTCGACGGTCTCGACGGCCTGGCCGCCGGCATGGCGGCCATCGGCTCGATCGCCTTCTTCCTCTACGCCTTCGTCCTGGCGGTCGAGAACGGCGAGACCCGCGCGGTCGCGGCAGCGATCCTGACCATCAGCCTGGCCGGCGCCTGCCTGGGGATCCTGCCGCACAACTTCTTCCCGGCCCGGATGTTCATCGGTGACTCCGGCTCGATGCTGCTGGGCTTCGTCCTGGCCTGCTCCTCGATCAGTCTCACGGGCCAGTTCCCGGCCACGAGCCTGTCGGAGGGGATCGGCGGAGCCGACTCGAGTCTGCTCCCGGCGGCGATACTGCCGCTCGTCCTGCCCTTCGCGATCCTGACCGTCCCGTTCCTGGACATGGGCCTGGCCGTGCTGCGCCGCACCCGTGCGGGGCGGTCGCCGTTCAGTCCCGACAAGATGCACATCCACCACCGCCTGCTCGAGATCGGCCACTCGCACCGTCGTGCCGTGCTGCTGATGTACGCGGCGGCGGCCCTCGTGGCCTTCGGCGTCGTGGCGGTCGGCCTGTTCAGCGGCTGGCAGCTCTTCGTCGCCATCGCCGTGCTGACCGCCCTCGTCGCGGCGGCGATCTTCCTCCTCCCGAAGCTGGAGTCGCGACTGTGGACGTGA
- a CDS encoding L-threonylcarbamoyladenylate synthase, translated as MRFDCATELDAGVEAAVAALRDGALVVLPTDTVYGIAADAFDATAVAGLLRAKGRGRDMPPPVLIAEPATLDALVAERPPLWLQTMLDDLWPGPLTVVFRAQPSLTWDLGETHGTVAVRVPDDDRTRAVLRQAGPSAVSSANLSGQPAATSVDEAETMLGESVRVYLDGGPTTGATPSTILDVTGPVPRVLRQGAIDLATLHAYNNTIEPAGGGAGA; from the coding sequence ATGAGGTTCGACTGCGCGACCGAGCTCGACGCCGGCGTCGAGGCCGCGGTGGCGGCCCTGCGCGACGGTGCGCTCGTGGTCCTGCCGACCGACACCGTCTACGGGATCGCCGCCGACGCGTTCGACGCGACCGCCGTCGCCGGTCTGCTCCGGGCGAAGGGCCGGGGCCGGGACATGCCGCCTCCGGTCCTGATCGCCGAGCCGGCCACGCTCGACGCGCTCGTCGCCGAGCGGCCGCCGCTCTGGCTGCAGACGATGCTCGACGACCTGTGGCCCGGTCCGCTCACGGTGGTCTTCCGTGCGCAGCCGTCGCTCACCTGGGACCTGGGGGAGACCCACGGGACGGTCGCCGTGCGCGTCCCCGACGACGACCGCACGCGCGCCGTGCTGCGCCAGGCGGGGCCGAGCGCCGTCAGCAGCGCCAACCTCAGCGGTCAGCCGGCGGCGACGTCGGTCGACGAGGCGGAGACGATGCTCGGCGAGAGCGTCCGGGTCTACCTCGACGGCGGGCCCACCACCGGTGCCACGCCCTCCACGATCCTCGACGTGACCGGTCCGGTGCCGCGGGTGCTGCGCCAGGGCGCGATCGACCTGGCCACGCTGCACGCGTACAACAACACGATCGAGCCCGCCGGCGGTGGAGCCGGTGCGTGA
- a CDS encoding DMT family transporter, whose amino-acid sequence MTPSPTLAAVLALCSALGFAFSTSFQHLAAGRVQLTVTHPLLVLLQLLRSPRWLAGSTIGLAAWLLHAVALNLGTLSLVQPIILLGVVLAVVVRSSLERRLPQLTELAGVVVTIVSLMAVVSVADTSHQGRDAPTVAMLAVAATGVVIALAVTRLSNQLPRRGMAAFVLGMTAGMLFGITACLMKVVGTAMSDHGFPGFLGTWSPWVLLACALLAMSLNQRAYQLSRLSHSMPVLNVTSVLLSILLGSLLFDESLPTTPGALAIQAIGLVGIAWGLYRIADAGSRATVVTTD is encoded by the coding sequence ATGACTCCCTCCCCGACCCTCGCGGCCGTCCTCGCCCTGTGCTCGGCGCTCGGCTTCGCGTTCTCGACGTCGTTCCAGCACCTGGCCGCGGGCCGCGTGCAACTGACGGTCACCCATCCCCTGTTGGTGCTGCTGCAGCTGCTGCGCAGTCCCCGGTGGCTGGCGGGGAGCACGATCGGGCTGGCTGCCTGGCTCCTGCACGCGGTCGCCCTGAATCTCGGCACGCTGTCGCTGGTCCAGCCGATCATCCTGCTCGGCGTCGTCCTCGCGGTCGTGGTCCGGTCCTCGCTGGAGCGCCGCCTGCCCCAGCTCACCGAGCTCGCGGGGGTCGTCGTCACGATCGTCTCCCTGATGGCCGTCGTCTCGGTCGCCGACACGAGCCACCAGGGACGGGACGCTCCGACGGTGGCGATGCTGGCCGTGGCCGCGACGGGCGTCGTGATCGCCCTCGCCGTCACGCGACTGTCGAACCAGCTGCCGCGCCGCGGGATGGCCGCGTTCGTCCTTGGCATGACCGCCGGGATGCTGTTCGGCATCACCGCCTGCCTGATGAAGGTGGTCGGCACCGCCATGAGCGACCACGGGTTCCCCGGCTTCCTGGGCACCTGGTCGCCCTGGGTGCTGCTGGCCTGCGCCCTGCTGGCGATGTCGCTGAACCAGCGCGCCTACCAGCTCTCGCGGCTCTCACACTCGATGCCGGTCCTGAACGTCACATCGGTGCTGCTGTCGATCCTGCTGGGCTCCCTGCTGTTCGACGAGTCGTTGCCGACCACGCCCGGCGCGCTCGCGATCCAGGCCATCGGCCTGGTGGGCATCGCCTGGGGCCTCTACCGCATCGCCGACGCGGGCAGCCGCGCCACCGTCGTCACCACCGACTGA
- the prmC gene encoding peptide chain release factor N(5)-glutamine methyltransferase — protein sequence MSTRRLLEEASARLEQGGVASPRHDAEVLLSHVTGTPRALLTLTARVDDVQRRTYLEMIDARARRVPLQHITGTAAFRYVDVEVGPGVFVPRPETELLAGWAIDAARLVAGEGRAPVVVELCAGSGAISLSMVHEVPESRVHAVELDESAYAWALRNLDGTGVDLRRGDMADAFPELDGTVDVVVVNPPYIPLDAWESVAPEARDHDPQLALWSGDDGLDAMRVVEQVAWRLLRPGGVVGAEHADAQGESAPAVFTARWAEVRDHRDLADRPRFVTARRP from the coding sequence ATGAGCACCCGGCGGCTGCTGGAGGAGGCGTCGGCGCGGCTCGAGCAGGGAGGTGTCGCCTCGCCCCGACACGACGCCGAGGTGCTGCTCAGCCACGTCACGGGCACGCCGCGTGCGTTGCTCACCCTCACGGCGCGCGTGGACGACGTCCAGCGTCGGACCTACCTGGAGATGATCGACGCCCGGGCCCGGCGGGTGCCGCTGCAGCACATCACCGGGACGGCCGCGTTCCGCTACGTCGACGTCGAGGTCGGACCCGGCGTCTTCGTGCCGCGGCCCGAGACCGAGCTGCTCGCCGGCTGGGCCATCGACGCGGCGCGTCTCGTGGCGGGGGAGGGGCGCGCGCCGGTCGTCGTCGAGCTGTGCGCCGGATCCGGGGCGATCTCGTTGTCGATGGTCCACGAGGTCCCGGAGTCGCGCGTCCACGCGGTCGAGCTCGACGAGTCCGCGTACGCCTGGGCCCTGCGCAACCTCGACGGCACGGGAGTCGACCTGCGCCGCGGGGACATGGCCGACGCCTTCCCCGAGCTCGACGGGACGGTCGACGTCGTCGTCGTGAATCCGCCGTACATCCCACTCGACGCGTGGGAGTCCGTGGCTCCGGAGGCCCGCGACCACGACCCCCAGCTCGCGCTGTGGTCGGGCGACGACGGGCTCGACGCGATGCGCGTCGTCGAGCAGGTCGCCTGGCGACTGCTGCGACCCGGCGGCGTCGTCGGGGCCGAGCACGCCGACGCCCAGGGCGAGAGCGCACCGGCGGTCTTCACCGCGCGCTGGGCCGAGGTCCGCGACCACCGCGACCTCGCCGACCGTCCGCGGTTCGTCACCGCTCGTCGCCCCTGA
- the prfA gene encoding peptide chain release factor 1, which translates to MFEAVESMIDEHAELEGQLADPAVHADPRRARDLGRRYAELTAIIRTYRDWQHAREDLVAAQELHMDDEAADLERRVPVLAERLERMLVPRDPADGKDVILEIKGGEGGDESALFAADLLRMYSRFAEQHGWKVEVLDATETALGGYKSVTAAVKAKGTPEPGQAPYALLKFEGGVHRVQRVPVTESQGRIHTSAAGVLVLPEAEDVDVQINDNDLRIDVFRSSGPGGQSVNTTDSAVRITHLPTGIVVSCQNEKSQLQNKEQAMRILRSRMLDAAQAEADAEASDARRSQVRTVDRSERVRTYNFPENRISDHRTGFKAYNLDQVIDGALDDVIGSLVEADLAERLAALEDRR; encoded by the coding sequence ATGTTCGAAGCCGTCGAATCGATGATCGACGAGCACGCCGAGTTGGAGGGGCAGTTGGCCGACCCGGCCGTGCACGCCGATCCGCGGCGCGCCCGCGACCTGGGCCGGCGGTACGCCGAGCTGACGGCGATCATCCGCACCTATCGCGACTGGCAGCACGCCCGCGAGGACCTCGTGGCCGCCCAGGAGCTGCACATGGACGACGAGGCCGCCGACCTCGAGCGTCGCGTGCCGGTGCTGGCCGAGCGTCTCGAGCGCATGCTCGTGCCGCGCGACCCCGCCGACGGCAAGGACGTCATCCTCGAGATCAAGGGCGGCGAGGGCGGCGACGAGTCTGCCCTGTTCGCCGCCGATCTGCTGCGCATGTACTCGCGGTTCGCCGAGCAGCACGGCTGGAAGGTCGAGGTGCTCGACGCCACCGAGACGGCTCTGGGCGGCTACAAGTCGGTCACCGCGGCGGTCAAGGCCAAGGGCACGCCCGAACCCGGTCAGGCGCCGTACGCCCTGCTCAAGTTCGAGGGCGGCGTGCACCGCGTCCAGCGCGTCCCCGTGACCGAGTCCCAAGGGCGGATCCACACGTCCGCCGCCGGGGTCCTGGTGCTGCCGGAGGCCGAGGACGTCGACGTCCAGATCAACGACAACGACCTGCGGATCGACGTGTTCCGGTCCTCCGGTCCCGGCGGCCAGAGCGTCAACACGACCGACTCCGCGGTGCGGATCACGCACCTGCCGACCGGCATCGTCGTCAGCTGCCAGAACGAGAAGTCCCAGTTGCAGAACAAGGAGCAGGCGATGCGCATCCTGCGGTCGCGGATGCTCGACGCGGCGCAGGCCGAGGCCGACGCCGAGGCGTCGGACGCCCGCCGCTCGCAGGTCCGCACGGTCGATCGCTCCGAGCGCGTCCGCACGTACAACTTCCCCGAGAACCGGATCTCGGACCACCGCACGGGGTTCAAGGCCTACAACCTCGACCAGGTGATCGACGGTGCGCTCGACGACGTGATCGGCTCGCTCGTCGAGGCGGACCTGGCCGAGCGCCTCGCTGCCCTGGAGGACCGCCGATGA
- the rpmE gene encoding 50S ribosomal protein L31, translating into MKKDIHPAYVETQVTCTCGNSFTTRSTATEGSLRADVCSACHPFYTGKQKILDTGGRVARFEKRYGKK; encoded by the coding sequence ATGAAGAAGGACATCCACCCCGCGTACGTCGAGACCCAGGTGACCTGCACCTGCGGCAACTCGTTCACGACCCGCAGCACGGCCACCGAGGGTTCCCTCCGCGCCGATGTCTGCTCGGCCTGCCACCCGTTCTACACGGGCAAGCAGAAGATCCTCGACACCGGCGGCCGCGTCGCCCGCTTCGAGAAGCGCTACGGCAAGAAGTAA
- a CDS encoding CvpA family protein: MADTRGRIKTIVISLVMLVVMGAAAVYLSTEYGTNRAITVLVAVALIAALVWLILTVIGILVATSARRTRTGAEDDSTLRNEQRPVPRRAPIISSEDPAKRVGRRRKDPDA, encoded by the coding sequence ATGGCCGACACGCGCGGGAGAATCAAGACCATCGTCATCAGTCTGGTGATGCTCGTCGTGATGGGCGCTGCCGCGGTCTACCTCTCGACCGAGTACGGCACCAACCGGGCGATCACCGTGCTCGTGGCGGTCGCGCTCATCGCGGCGCTGGTCTGGCTGATCCTGACCGTCATCGGCATCCTCGTGGCGACGAGCGCCCGCCGGACCCGGACGGGGGCCGAGGACGACTCGACGCTGCGCAACGAGCAGCGTCCCGTGCCGCGACGCGCGCCCATCATCTCGAGTGAGGACCCGGCCAAGCGCGTCGGTCGCCGCCGGAAGGACCCCGACGCCTGA
- a CDS encoding glutathione peroxidase, protein MTTAWDFSATTIDGIDRQLADYRGKVALVVNTASQCGFTPQYGPLQELYDTYADRGFVVLGFPCDQFGHQEPGAEEEIATFCESQFGVQFPMFAKVDVNGDGAHPLFRWLKGEKKGILGGAIKWNFTKFLVDPQGNVVKRYGSTTSPQDIAADIEALLPS, encoded by the coding sequence ATGACGACCGCCTGGGACTTCAGCGCCACGACCATCGACGGCATCGACCGGCAGCTGGCTGACTACCGGGGCAAGGTCGCCCTGGTCGTCAACACGGCCTCGCAGTGCGGCTTCACGCCCCAGTACGGGCCGTTGCAGGAGCTCTACGACACGTACGCCGACCGTGGCTTCGTGGTCCTGGGCTTCCCGTGTGACCAGTTCGGGCACCAGGAACCCGGCGCCGAGGAGGAGATCGCCACGTTCTGCGAGTCGCAGTTCGGCGTCCAGTTCCCGATGTTCGCCAAGGTCGACGTCAACGGCGACGGCGCGCACCCGCTGTTCCGTTGGCTCAAGGGCGAGAAGAAGGGCATCCTCGGCGGCGCCATCAAGTGGAACTTCACCAAGTTCCTCGTCGACCCGCAGGGCAACGTGGTCAAGCGCTACGGCTCGACGACCAGCCCCCAGGACATCGCGGCAGACATCGAGGCCCTGTTGCCGAGCTGA
- the rho gene encoding transcription termination factor Rho produces MTESTTVDPTPADGADKAPAKAPRKSGGALGGKVIAELQEIAAGLGIEGAAKMRKGQLIDAIKTARGESKPAEAPRATQDALVDVPAAETKPARRRATRAQKPAKTEQVDQPQAEKSEPRESDRSEQPATPEKSDRAESQPERGDKTQNDKTQNDKGQNDTKTQSDRRDGDDRRDGDKSQSDRRENDRRDRDSGDREGRQQNRNQGNQNRNQDRDRNQDRERTQDRERTQDRERTQDRERTQDRERTQDRDRTQGGQGDDGGRRRNRRGRNRGATGTRGLEVEPTFTEDDVLVPAAGILDIHDNYAFVRTTGYLPSENDVYVSMSLVRKLGLRRGDAITGQVRQPREGERKEKFNPMVKVETVNGSDADEAKRRVDFSKLTPLYPSERLRLEGQAGGLTGRVIDLVSPIGKGQRGLIVSPPKAGKTMVMQQIANAITENNPECHLMIVLVDERPEEVTDFQRTVKGEVIASTFDRPASDHTTVAELAIERAKRLVELGHDVVVLLDGITRLGRAYNIAAPASGRIMSGGVDSSALYPPKKFFGAARNIEDGGSLTILATALIETGSRMDEVIFEEFKGTGNWELRLRREFADKRIFPAIDVDASSTRREELLMARDELAIVWKLRRLLSGLDGQQGLELILGKLKKTQNNVEFLMEINKTMPGGASNGDD; encoded by the coding sequence GTGACGGAATCAACCACGGTCGATCCCACTCCCGCGGATGGCGCCGACAAGGCGCCCGCGAAGGCCCCCCGCAAGTCCGGGGGTGCGCTCGGCGGAAAGGTGATCGCCGAGCTCCAGGAGATCGCCGCCGGCCTCGGCATCGAAGGCGCTGCCAAGATGCGCAAGGGCCAGCTGATCGATGCCATCAAGACCGCGCGTGGCGAGTCCAAGCCCGCCGAGGCGCCCCGCGCCACCCAGGACGCACTCGTCGACGTCCCCGCCGCCGAGACCAAGCCGGCCCGCCGCCGCGCGACGCGCGCCCAGAAGCCTGCGAAGACCGAGCAGGTCGACCAGCCTCAGGCCGAGAAGAGCGAGCCGCGCGAGAGCGATCGCTCCGAGCAGCCGGCGACCCCCGAGAAGTCGGACCGCGCCGAGAGCCAGCCCGAGCGTGGCGACAAGACCCAGAACGACAAGACCCAGAACGACAAGGGTCAGAACGACACCAAGACCCAGAGCGACCGTCGCGACGGCGACGACCGTCGTGACGGCGACAAGAGCCAGAGCGACCGCCGCGAGAACGATCGCCGCGACCGCGACTCCGGCGACCGCGAGGGTCGCCAGCAGAACCGGAACCAGGGCAACCAGAACCGCAACCAGGACCGGGACCGTAACCAGGACCGCGAGCGCACCCAGGACCGCGAGCGCACGCAGGACCGCGAGCGCACCCAGGACCGCGAGCGCACCCAGGACCGCGAGCGCACCCAGGACCGGGACCGCACCCAGGGTGGCCAGGGCGACGACGGCGGTCGCCGTCGCAACCGCCGCGGTCGCAACCGCGGTGCCACGGGCACCCGGGGCCTCGAGGTCGAGCCGACCTTCACCGAGGACGACGTGCTCGTCCCCGCGGCCGGCATCCTCGACATCCACGACAACTACGCGTTCGTGCGCACCACCGGCTACCTGCCCAGCGAGAACGACGTCTACGTGTCGATGTCGCTCGTGCGCAAGCTGGGCCTGCGTCGCGGCGACGCGATCACCGGTCAGGTGCGTCAGCCCCGTGAGGGCGAGCGCAAGGAGAAGTTCAACCCGATGGTCAAGGTCGAGACGGTCAACGGGTCGGACGCCGATGAGGCGAAGCGCCGCGTCGACTTCTCGAAGCTGACGCCGCTGTACCCGTCGGAGCGTCTGCGCCTCGAGGGCCAGGCCGGCGGCCTGACCGGTCGGGTCATCGATCTCGTCTCGCCCATCGGCAAGGGCCAGCGCGGCCTGATCGTCTCGCCGCCGAAGGCCGGCAAGACGATGGTCATGCAGCAGATCGCCAACGCGATCACCGAGAACAACCCCGAGTGCCACCTGATGATCGTCCTGGTGGACGAGCGTCCCGAAGAGGTCACCGACTTCCAGCGCACCGTCAAGGGCGAGGTCATCGCCTCGACCTTCGACCGCCCGGCGTCCGACCACACGACCGTGGCCGAGCTGGCGATCGAGCGGGCGAAGCGCCTGGTCGAGCTGGGTCACGACGTCGTCGTGCTCCTGGACGGCATCACGCGTCTGGGTCGTGCCTACAACATCGCCGCTCCGGCGTCCGGCCGGATCATGTCCGGCGGTGTCGACTCCTCGGCGCTGTACCCGCCGAAGAAGTTCTTCGGTGCGGCGCGCAACATCGAGGACGGCGGCTCGCTGACCATCTTGGCCACGGCGCTGATCGAGACCGGTTCGCGCATGGACGAGGTCATCTTCGAGGAGTTCAAGGGCACCGGTAACTGGGAGCTGCGTCTGCGCCGCGAGTTCGCGGACAAGCGCATCTTCCCGGCCATCGACGTCGACGCCTCCAGCACGCGCCGCGAGGAGCTGCTGATGGCCCGCGACGAGCTGGCGATCGTGTGGAAGCTGCGTCGCCTGCTCTCGGGCCTGGACGGCCAGCAGGGCCTCGAGCTGATCTTGGGCAAGCTCAAGAAGACGCAGAACAACGTCGAGTTCCTCATGGAGATCAACAAGACGATGCCCGGCGGCGCCAGCAACGGCGACGACTGA
- the thrB gene encoding homoserine kinase, translating into MTFVDRPVTVRVPATSANLGPGFDSLGLALSWYDEVTAEVTESGLTFDIRGEGADEVPRDETHLLYRAMDAAFDLLGEHPAGVHLTCRNTIPHGRGLGSSAAAIVAGVVLARALVVGGADRLDDRTLFGLATDLEGHPDNVAPALFGGFTISWVDGAAAETLRLDVDVDVTVFVPPEAVATSVARGLLPAEVPHADASFNAGRAALLVAALTGAPERLISATEDRLHQTYRADAMPESYKLLRRLRVEGVPAVVSGAGPTVLAFAHGVQEWNPPGWAERELRVSSQGAALVP; encoded by the coding sequence ATGACCTTCGTCGATCGGCCGGTCACCGTCCGGGTGCCGGCCACGAGTGCGAACCTCGGGCCGGGCTTCGACTCCCTGGGACTGGCGCTGAGCTGGTACGACGAGGTCACGGCCGAGGTCACCGAGTCCGGCCTGACGTTCGACATCCGGGGCGAGGGCGCCGACGAGGTGCCGCGCGACGAGACCCACCTGCTCTACCGGGCGATGGACGCCGCGTTCGACCTGCTCGGCGAGCACCCGGCCGGCGTGCACCTGACCTGCCGCAACACGATCCCGCACGGGCGCGGCCTGGGCTCGTCGGCGGCCGCGATCGTCGCGGGCGTCGTGCTGGCCCGCGCCCTGGTGGTCGGGGGAGCGGACCGGCTGGACGACCGCACCCTGTTCGGCCTCGCGACCGATCTCGAGGGTCACCCCGACAACGTGGCCCCGGCCCTGTTCGGCGGGTTCACGATCTCGTGGGTCGACGGTGCTGCGGCCGAGACGCTGCGGCTCGACGTCGACGTCGATGTCACCGTGTTCGTCCCACCGGAGGCGGTGGCCACCTCGGTGGCGCGCGGCCTGCTGCCGGCCGAGGTGCCGCACGCGGACGCCTCGTTCAACGCGGGGCGTGCTGCGCTGCTGGTCGCGGCGCTGACGGGCGCCCCCGAGCGGTTGATCTCCGCGACGGAGGACCGCCTCCACCAGACCTATCGCGCCGACGCCATGCCGGAGTCCTACAAACTGCTGCGGCGACTGCGGGTCGAGGGTGTCCCGGCCGTGGTCTCCGGAGCGGGTCCGACGGTGCTGGCGTTCGCCCACGGGGTGCAGGAATGGAACCCGCCAGGATGGGCCGAACGCGAACTTCGCGTGTCGTCTCAGGGTGCTGCCCTCGTGCCTTGA